A genomic segment from Necator americanus strain Aroian chromosome III, whole genome shotgun sequence encodes:
- a CDS encoding hypothetical protein (NECATOR_CHRIII.G12608.T1) has translation MFSARRLKSLKKKMALRPAQGDNVHTAEFNEEAARLKQYKNVARHEDMRRRRNESSVEIRKQKGADLMMKRRNQLVDEDEEGELSDLDLKSAPAVVSRLTNEEIVKILSNNPTLDQMRQCFEALRRILSRSKNPPVDEVIKCGLVNALVEALKVEDDKVRFEASWALTNVVSGTSEQTVAAVEAGATLPLIQLTQSPNDGLAEQALWAVANIAGDSAQLRDYVIQCGGVDALMALVDRLDKLHVSCARTLAWAFSNMCRHKNPHAPLHILERLSKGLAKLISYPDRQVKQDACWAVSYLTDGPDEQISLARSSGVLPHVIEFLRDSDAMVAPALRVLGNMSTGNDELTQCVVDLNTLDEIIPLSERSKSTTVVKECCWLISNIIAGTNSQIQAVIDAGIMPFIIEVLRSGDFKCQFEASWAVANLAQGGTAAQILTLLQDNAVPALCDALKQSNVDLLNNALETLYALLNTVSTCCPERLDELREAVEENDGLDYLERLQESESDKVYATAYRIISDYFSDPDNEEDQKADGEENQPAQYSF, from the exons GAAGATGGCTTTACGTCCCGCTCAGGGTGACAACGTACACACGGCGGAGTTCAACGAAGAAGCCGCTCGTCTCAAGCAGTACAAAAATGTTGCGAGACATGAG GATATGCGACGTCGCCGAAATGAATCCAGCGTCGAGATCCGCAAGCAAAAAGGTGCTGACCTCATGATGAAACGTCGAAATCAGTTAGTagatgaagatgaagaggGAGAACTTTCGGATCTAGATCTGAAGTCTGCACCAG CTGTGGTCAGTCGATTAACAAATGAGGAGATTGTCAAAATCCTAAGCAATAATCCTACTTTGGACCAGATGAGACAGTGTTTCGAGGCTCTTCGTCGAATACTGTCACGTTCGAAGAATCCTCCAGTTGATGAAGTAATCAAATGTGGACTTGTTAATGCTTTAGTCGAGGCGCTCAAAGTTGAG GATGATAAAGTGCGTTTTGAAGCGTCTTGGGCACTAACGAACGTTGTTTCCGGAACATCAGAACAAACCGTAGCTGCTGTAGAGGCAGGTGCCACGCTTCCGCTGATCCAGCTTACTCAGAGTCCGAATGATGGCTTAGCCGAACAGGCTCTCTGGGCTGTTGCTAACATTGCTGGAGATTCTGCACAGCTTAGGGACTATGTGATTC AATGTGGTGGTGTTGATGCTCTCATGGCGTTAGTGGACCGCTTAGATAAGCTGCATGTTTCGTGCGCTCGAACTCTTGCTTGGGCATTTTCTAACATGTGCCGACATAAGAATCCTCACGCTCCCTTACACATTCTCGAGCGATTGAGCAAAGGTCTTGCAAAGCTCATTTCTTATCCG gacagACAAGTGAAACAAGATGCGTGCTGGGCGGTATCCTATTTGACTGATGGACCAGATGAACAGATTTCATTGGCTAGATCAAGCG GTGTACTACCTCATGTGATTGAATTCCTGCGCGATTCCGATGCTATGGTGGCCCCAGCGCTTAGAGTTCTCGGCAATATGAGTACGGGTAACGATGAATTGACCCAG TGTGTGGTGGACCTAAACACCCTCGACGAAATCATTCCTCTCTCTGAACGATCAAAGTCAACAACTGTGGTTAAAGAGTGCTGTTGGCTAATCTCCAACATCATAGCAGGAACAAATAGCCAGATTCAAGCTGTCATAGATGCAGGGATTATGCCATTTATTATCGAAGTGCTTCGTTCT gGTGATTTCAAGTGTCAGTTTGAAGCATCGTGGGCTGTAGCGAACCTTGCACAAGGTGGAACTGCTGCACAAATCCTTACACTCCTTCAGGACAATGCTGTCCCTGCTCTTTGTGATGCATTGAAACAAAGCAACGTAGATCTTCTCAATAACGCATTAGAGACACTCTATGCTTTATTGAATACAGTGTCCACTTG TTGTCCTGAGCGCCTGGATGAATTACGCGAGGCAGTGGAAGAGAACGACGGATTGGATTATCTGGAGCGCCTGCAGGAGTCCGAGTCTGATAAA GTGTACGCAACGGCCTATCGCATTATCTCGGACTACTTCAGCGACCCTGACAACGAAGAGGATCAGAAAGCTGATGGCGAAGAGAACCAGCCTGCTCAGTACAGTTTTTAG